The Anopheles merus strain MAF chromosome 2L, AmerM5.1, whole genome shotgun sequence genome has a segment encoding these proteins:
- the LOC121593302 gene encoding rubber oxygenase-like, with protein sequence MGATETSDVGPARPEASYLETLDQGANISVDYGDIELPEWYDDGKIKRAQEYFRRNFYAMFVGKLCGLLAIITVPSILRVLVHTNQSSEPRTAYRRYVATIMHTLEWYFEDFVPSSRAWKSITFVRKTHAGVSRQASSVRPGMIISQRDMAITQFGFIGYIIISHRKLGVQYDPKDMDAFVHMWRVIGHMMGIEERFNACTDRFETTEQRMSLIANEILQPALLQRTAEFVKMGKALIEGLWCFNPLVEFDSFLFLTMRLNNIPGYHYWADEASPGVKQSESRLRPYEQFSRYARFILYCVCYIQSVLLNIALVRWYFNMQMVMSRFLITYFPFLAIYAFGVTDAYVRILK encoded by the exons ATGGGCGCAACAGAAACCAGTGACGTAGGTCCAG CTCGCCCGGAAGCGAGTTATTTGGAGACACTCGACCAGGGTGCGAACATTTCGGTGGATTACGGCGACATCGAGCTACCCGAGTGGTACGACGATGGGAAGATTAAAAG GGCACAAGAGTACTTTAGGCGCAACTTTTACGCGATGTTCGTCGGTAAGCTGTGCGGACTGCTCGCCATCATTACGGTGCCGTCGATTTTGCGCGTGCTGGTCCACACAAACCAATCGTCCGAGCCGCGGACGGCCTACCGGCGCTACGTTGCCACCATCATGCATACTCTGGAATGGTACTTCGAGGATTTCGTTCCCTCGTCTAG AGCCTGGAAATCGATAACGTTTGTGAGAAAAACTCACGCCGGTGTGAGCAGACAGGCATCGAGCGTTCGTCCGGGCATGATCATCTCCCAGCGAGACATGGCGATCACTCAGTTTGGCTTCATTGG CTACATCATTATTAGCCACCGCAAGCTTGGCGTCCAGTACGACCCGAAGGACATGGATGCGTTCGTACACATGTGGCGCGTGATTGGCCACATGATGGGCATCGAAGAGAG ATTCAACGCTTGCACCGATCGGTTCGAAACCACCGAGCAGCGGATGTCGCTGATAGCGAACGAAATACTGCAGCCTGCCCTGCTCCAACGCACAGCCGAATTTGTTAAAATGGGTAAAGCGCTCATCGAAGGTTTGTGGTGCTTCAATCCGTTAGTCGAGTTCGATAGCTTCCTGTTCCTGACGATGCgccttaacaacatacccggcTATCACTACTGGGCCGATGAGGCGTCGCCGGGCGTGAAGCAATCGGAATCGCGACTTCGGCCCTACGAACAGTTCAGCCGGTACGCCCGGTTTATCCTCTACTGTGTGTGCTACATCCAATCGGTTCTGCTGAACATTGCGCTGGTCCGGTGGTACTTTAACATGCAGATGGTAATGTCCCGGTTTCTGATCACCTACTTCCCGTTTCTGGCCATCTACGCGTTTGGTGTGACGGATGCGTACGTACGCATCTTGAAGTAA